Genomic DNA from Anaerolineae bacterium:
ACCGTGTCAAAAGTATTTGGGTCGCGCCCACGAAGGTAAGGGCCGCCGCGCTCGTAGCAAAACTTGCAGCCGCTGCGACAGCCAAGGTAAGGATGGGCAGAATACTTGTCCCAAAACCAGGGACCGTCTACGTGTTTGTGGACGTTGACAATTTTGCGGGCTTTGTACGCTTGAAATTCCAACTTCATTGTGACCGGCCCCTTTGAGTTTTAGAACCCCGCAGGGCCTTTTCCGGTAATACGCGCTCGTTGTTCCCCCGAGAGATAAGTCAGAGCCTTGCGTAGCATAACGGCTCGGTGACGGCGCTGGTTGGGAACAACTTGCTCGGCCAGCCAGTCGGTGACCAGACCGGGATATTTGCGGCCCATCGTCTTCAAGCCCCAGCCGACGCCTTTGACGGCATCCATGTCCCATTCGCCAAACATCGGCTCCAGTAAAGCCAGAAGTTCTTTGGCCTGCGGTGTAAGCTCAGCCGCTCCCCTGGAGCGTTTGGCCCAATAATGCACGCTGACGCCCACGATTCGCCTTACCCAGGCATTATCATCCTCACGCCAGGGCTTGAGCAGAGCCAGCGCCGGCTTAAAATTGGCCACCAGCGCCCGGCCCGGCACACCCTCGCCTAACGTATCGGCCCCGTACCACACGTCAGCAACGATGATAAACTCACGGCAACGGTTAAAAGCGCCCGTAAGGTCACGGCCCAACTGCTGCTCCAACGCGCTGGCAATAATCACCCAACCGCCTTCGGTTTTATCAGCCGCGATAAAGTCTAGAAAATCATTCGCCGACTTCAGCGGGCCAACGCCAACAGCATCGCCGATGTGGCGGAGCATGGCAAACGGCGTGCGCTCGGCCAAAATCGGAGCCAATAGAGCATACGCCGGTTCTATCTGGTTCTGAGCAATCAGGTTCGCAATACGACGCCCCAATTCTCGGGCTTCTTTTGTTTTCATTGCTTGCTTCCCTCACCAAGTATCTCTAAATGATCTGCCGGCACCCAGCCGTGGCGTCCCTGTTGATCGGTACACCAAATCCAGCCGCTTTCCTCATAACCCATTATCAACTCTTCGCCAATATCCACCGAAAGCTCAGTTGCATCGTAATCAAAACGAGCCACCCAAATGTATCCTTTGTGCGCCACATACTTTTTCGGCACCCAGCCACTTTTGCCATTTTGGTTGGTACACCACACCCACCCGCTCCATTCGCTTTCCTTTTTACCTACGATCAGTTCTTCGCCAGCCTTAATCACCAGCGGGTCAGGATAGGCCGACTGATAGACAGAGATAACCCGGCAGATTGATGGCGATTTGATTTCTACGTTATCTTCTTTCACAAATCTTATCCTTATGATTTGGCTTTTCCACTTTTGAGCCCCACCTGCAGCTTATTATTCACTTCACGCACCACTTGACCGGCCAAAACCTCTTTATTTTCTGCCAGATAGATTTTCACCCGATCGCGGTGATGCCGCGTCAATTCTCGCAACACCCACGACACGGCCTTGACCATCATCGGATGCCGTTCTTCTTTGACCTGGTCAAGCAATTGCAGGGTTAAATCAGGAGCCGTGAACCCCGTCTCGCCACGATTGATGCGGATGGTAGCCACCAGCGATAACCGCCGACTCCATACATCTTTGTCAGTAATTAACTTCTCCAGGTAGCTCAGCCGATTTTCCGGCTCGGCTAATACCCACAGGCCCAACAGCCAGCCCAGGCTATCAGTGATGACCCAATTGTCAAGACCCCGACGCCAATGCTCGAAGGGTGATTTGTTTAAAGTGGGCAGCCAGTTTTTGTAGTGTTCAAATAAATAAGTGACGAGTTGTCGTTCTTCGTGCGAGGCATTATTCCACAGGCTTTCGGCCAGGGTCAGCATTTCTTCGCAAGTAGCCTGCTTATGTTCACGATACCATGCCCGGGCAATTTCTCGCAAGTTGGGCACACGCACGCCGTATACCTTGAGTTTTGTCGGCGCTGTGGCGTTGATACTCATTTGGTATTGAGGGTCAGCGTGTTGTTTGATCTGGTCGAGCAAATAGTGGGCTTCGTTCTTGGCAAAATCTATGGGCATAGGCTTTTTGTTGAATAGAAAGTGGGGAGTCCAAAAGTTTAGCTTTTGGACTCCCACGATTTACTCGTTAAAACCTGTTCAGCCTCAAACAGATGCGCGCCGGGCTGCCATGCTCCGTCCCACGAGATAGGGAACGGCACTGACCAGAAGGTAAGCAAGCCAGATGGAAAGATAGGCAAAGAAACCCAGACCGCCTGCAAACAGCAATACAATCACCAGAAAGTCCAGAATAATGTTCACCAGGAACATAGTCACTCCAAACTTTAAACCCTCCATCGGCTTGTCCTCTGCTTCTTTCAGGTATGACCTGGCTAACAGAAAACTCACCAGGGGCATAACTATCAGCAATGGGAAACTGATCGCCGGGCTGGAAGAGATGAAGGGGATGGGCGACAAGTTTACCAGGGGCGTCATAAAGATGATCATACCCCAGATGAACCCAACGAGCCAAACGACAAAGGAAAATAGAAGGGCTTTTCCAAATTTGTACGGCATTTGTTATCCTCCTGCTTCTTGCGCTTTTTTTACGGGCAATTGTATTTCGGTAATATTATTTGAGGGGTCTTCTCCGGGCATGGCCCACTGCACGTAAATCTCGCGGATAGGGCCGTTCATCCGGTAGCCGTTGGCCTCAATCCACCCCATTAACTGGGTGTAGGTGGCCTTGAGGTTATCGAACGTGCCCTCGTGAATGATACACGCCATCTGGGCCACGGCTGGAAGCTCCCGCCCCTTAACTCGCTCTCCTGCGGGCACTGAGCCAGTCACCGGCACGGCCACTTCCACATCTACCCCCTCCTCGT
This window encodes:
- a CDS encoding DNA alkylation repair protein; amino-acid sequence: MKTKEARELGRRIANLIAQNQIEPAYALLAPILAERTPFAMLRHIGDAVGVGPLKSANDFLDFIAADKTEGGWVIIASALEQQLGRDLTGAFNRCREFIIVADVWYGADTLGEGVPGRALVANFKPALALLKPWREDDNAWVRRIVGVSVHYWAKRSRGAAELTPQAKELLALLEPMFGEWDMDAVKGVGWGLKTMGRKYPGLVTDWLAEQVVPNQRRHRAVMLRKALTYLSGEQRARITGKGPAGF
- a CDS encoding SH3 domain-containing protein encodes the protein MKEDNVEIKSPSICRVISVYQSAYPDPLVIKAGEELIVGKKESEWSGWVWCTNQNGKSGWVPKKYVAHKGYIWVARFDYDATELSVDIGEELIMGYEESGWIWCTDQQGRHGWVPADHLEILGEGSKQ
- a CDS encoding DNA alkylation repair protein encodes the protein MPIDFAKNEAHYLLDQIKQHADPQYQMSINATAPTKLKVYGVRVPNLREIARAWYREHKQATCEEMLTLAESLWNNASHEERQLVTYLFEHYKNWLPTLNKSPFEHWRRGLDNWVITDSLGWLLGLWVLAEPENRLSYLEKLITDKDVWSRRLSLVATIRINRGETGFTAPDLTLQLLDQVKEERHPMMVKAVSWVLRELTRHHRDRVKIYLAENKEVLAGQVVREVNNKLQVGLKSGKAKS